A single Vulpes vulpes isolate BD-2025 chromosome 16, VulVul3, whole genome shotgun sequence DNA region contains:
- the SGSM3 gene encoding small G protein signaling modulator 3 isoform X2 translates to MSLVSAWTRKLWMRLSGALQKKKNSELSYREMVKNSSNDDTIAAKQIEKDLLRTMPSNACFANVSSIGVPRLRRVLRALAWLYPEIGYCQGTGMVAACLLLFLEEEDAFWMMCAIIEDLLPASYFSTTLLGVQTDQRVLRHLIVQYLPRLDKLLQEHDIELSLITLHWFLTAFASVVHVRLLLRLWDLFFYEGSLVLFQTTLGMLRLKEDELIQSENSASIFNTLSDIPSQIEDAELLLGEAMRLAGSLTDVAVETQRRKHLAYLIADQGQLLGTSATTNLSQVVRRRTQRRKSGITSLLFGEDDLEALKAKNIKQTELVADLREAILRVARHFQCTDPKNCSVELSPDYSMESHQRDHENYVACSRSHRRRAKALLDFERHDDDELGFRKNDIITIISQKDEHCWVGELNGLRGWFPAKFVEVLDERSKEYSIAGDDAVTEGVTDLVRGTLCPALKALFEHGLKKPSLLGGACHPWLFIEEAAGREVERDFDSVYSRLVLCKTYRLDEDGKVLTPEELLYRAVQSVNVTHDAAHAQMDVKLRSLICVGLNEQVLHLWLEVLCSSLPTVEKWYHPWSFLRSPGWVQIKCELRVLCCFAFSLSQDWELPVKREEEKKPLKEGVQDMLVKHHLFSWDIDG, encoded by the exons ATGAGTTTGGTTTCCGCGTGGACAAGGAAG ctgTGGATGCGGCTCTCCGGGGCTCtgcagaagaagaagaattctGAGCTGTCCTACCGAGAGATGGTGAAGAACAGCTCCAATGATGACACCATTGCTGCCAAACAG ATTGAGAAGGACCTGCTCCGCACCATGCCCAGCAACGCCTGCTTCGCCAATGTGAGCAGCATTGGAGTGCCCCGCCTGCGCAGGGTCCTCCGAGCACTGGCCTGGCTCTACCCGGAGATCGGCTACTGCCAGGGCACAGGCATG GTGGCTGCCTGCCTCCTGCtgttcctggaggaggaggatgctTTCTGGATGATGTGTGCCATCATTGAGGACCTGCTCCCTGCCTCCTACTTCAGCACCACTCTGCTAGGCGTCCAGACAGACCAACGGGTCCTGCGCCACCTCATCGTCCAGTACCTGCCTCGCTTGGACAAGTTGCTCCAGGAACACGACATTG AGTTGTCCCTGATCACGCTGCACTGGTTCCTCACGGCCTTTGCCAGTGTGGTGCACGTCAGGCTGCTGCTGCGCCTCTGGGACCTGTTTTTCTACGAGGGCTCCCTGGTGCTGTTCCAGACCACGCTGGGCATGCTGCGGCTCAAG GAGGATGAGCTGATCCAGTCCGAGAACTCGGCCTCTATCTTCAATACGCTGTCAGACATCCCTTCACAGATTGAGGACGCGGAGCTGCTGCTGGGGGAGGCCATGCGGCTGGCTGGCTCCCTCACGGACGTGGCTGTGGAGACACAGCGCCGCAAGCACCTGGCCTACCTCATTGCAGACCAGGGCCAGCTCCTGGGGACCAGCGCCACCACCAACCTCTCGCAG GTTGTGCGTCGCAGGACCCAGCGGAGGAAGTCTGGCATCACCTCCCTGCTCTTTG GGGAGGACGACCTGGAAGCGCTCAAGGCCAAGAACATCAAGCAGACGGAACTGGTAGCTGACCTCCGGGAAGCCATTTTGCGCGTGGCACGCCATTTCCAGTGCACAGACCCCAAAAACTGTAGTGTG GAGCTGAGCCCGGACTACAGCATGGAGAGCCACCAGCGGGATCACGAGAACTATGTGGCGTGCTCACGCAGCCACCGGCGCCGGGCCAAGGCCCTGCTGGACTTCGAGCGACATGACGATGACGAGCTGGGCTTCCGCAAGAACGACATCATCACA ATCATCTCTCAGAAGGACGAGCACTGCTGGGTCGGGGAGCTGAACGGCCTGAGAG gcTGGTTTCCAGCCAAGTTTGTAGAAGTTCTGGATGAACGGAGCAAAGAG TACTCCATCGCGGGGGACGACGCCGTGACAGAGGGGGTCACAGACCTCGTTCGAGGGACCCTCTGTCCAGCTCTCAAGGCCCTATTTGAGCATGGGCTGAAGAAGCCGTCGCTGCTTGGGGGTGCCTGCCACCCATGGCTGTTTATCGAGGAG GCAGCAGGCCGGGAGGTGGAGAGAGACTTTGACTCAGTGTACTCGCGCCTGGTGCTGTGTAAGACGTACAG GCTGGATGAAGATGGCAAAGTCCTGACCCCAGAGGAGCTGCTCTACCGG GCTGTGCAGTCTGTGAACGTGACCCATGACGCTGCACATGCACAGATGGACGTCAAGCTCCGGTCCCTCATCTGTGTGGGGCTCAA CGAGCAGGTTTTGCACCTGTGGCTGGAGGTGCTGTGCTCCAGCCTGCCTACTGTGGAGAAGTGGTACCATCCCTGGTCCTTCCTGCGCAGCCCTGGCTGGGTCCAGATCAAGTGCGAGCTCCG CGTCCTCTGCTGCTTCGCCTTCAGCCTGTCCCAGGACTGGGAACTTCCTGTGAagagagag GAGGAGAAGAAGCCACTGAAGGAGGGTGTTCAGGACATGCTCGTGAAGCACCACCTCTTCAGCTGGGACATCGACGGGTGA
- the SGSM3 gene encoding small G protein signaling modulator 3 isoform X3, whose amino-acid sequence MRPQLWMRLSGALQKKKNSELSYREMVKNSSNDDTIAAKQIEKDLLRTMPSNACFANVSSIGVPRLRRVLRALAWLYPEIGYCQGTGMVAACLLLFLEEEDAFWMMCAIIEDLLPASYFSTTLLGVQTDQRVLRHLIVQYLPRLDKLLQEHDIELSLITLHWFLTAFASVVHVRLLLRLWDLFFYEGSLVLFQTTLGMLRLKEDELIQSENSASIFNTLSDIPSQIEDAELLLGEAMRLAGSLTDVAVETQRRKHLAYLIADQGQLLGTSATTNLSQVVRRRTQRRKSGITSLLFGEDDLEALKAKNIKQTELVADLREAILRVARHFQCTDPKNCSVELSPDYSMESHQRDHENYVACSRSHRRRAKALLDFERHDDDELGFRKNDIITIISQKDEHCWVGELNGLRGWFPAKFVEVLDERSKEYSIAGDDAVTEGVTDLVRGTLCPALKALFEHGLKKPSLLGGACHPWLFIEEAAGREVERDFDSVYSRLVLCKTYRLDEDGKVLTPEELLYRAVQSVNVTHDAAHAQMDVKLRSLICVGLNEQVLHLWLEVLCSSLPTVEKWYHPWSFLRSPGWVQIKCELRVLCCFAFSLSQDWELPVKREEEKKPLKEGVQDMLVKHHLFSWDIDG is encoded by the exons ATGAGGCCACAG ctgTGGATGCGGCTCTCCGGGGCTCtgcagaagaagaagaattctGAGCTGTCCTACCGAGAGATGGTGAAGAACAGCTCCAATGATGACACCATTGCTGCCAAACAG ATTGAGAAGGACCTGCTCCGCACCATGCCCAGCAACGCCTGCTTCGCCAATGTGAGCAGCATTGGAGTGCCCCGCCTGCGCAGGGTCCTCCGAGCACTGGCCTGGCTCTACCCGGAGATCGGCTACTGCCAGGGCACAGGCATG GTGGCTGCCTGCCTCCTGCtgttcctggaggaggaggatgctTTCTGGATGATGTGTGCCATCATTGAGGACCTGCTCCCTGCCTCCTACTTCAGCACCACTCTGCTAGGCGTCCAGACAGACCAACGGGTCCTGCGCCACCTCATCGTCCAGTACCTGCCTCGCTTGGACAAGTTGCTCCAGGAACACGACATTG AGTTGTCCCTGATCACGCTGCACTGGTTCCTCACGGCCTTTGCCAGTGTGGTGCACGTCAGGCTGCTGCTGCGCCTCTGGGACCTGTTTTTCTACGAGGGCTCCCTGGTGCTGTTCCAGACCACGCTGGGCATGCTGCGGCTCAAG GAGGATGAGCTGATCCAGTCCGAGAACTCGGCCTCTATCTTCAATACGCTGTCAGACATCCCTTCACAGATTGAGGACGCGGAGCTGCTGCTGGGGGAGGCCATGCGGCTGGCTGGCTCCCTCACGGACGTGGCTGTGGAGACACAGCGCCGCAAGCACCTGGCCTACCTCATTGCAGACCAGGGCCAGCTCCTGGGGACCAGCGCCACCACCAACCTCTCGCAG GTTGTGCGTCGCAGGACCCAGCGGAGGAAGTCTGGCATCACCTCCCTGCTCTTTG GGGAGGACGACCTGGAAGCGCTCAAGGCCAAGAACATCAAGCAGACGGAACTGGTAGCTGACCTCCGGGAAGCCATTTTGCGCGTGGCACGCCATTTCCAGTGCACAGACCCCAAAAACTGTAGTGTG GAGCTGAGCCCGGACTACAGCATGGAGAGCCACCAGCGGGATCACGAGAACTATGTGGCGTGCTCACGCAGCCACCGGCGCCGGGCCAAGGCCCTGCTGGACTTCGAGCGACATGACGATGACGAGCTGGGCTTCCGCAAGAACGACATCATCACA ATCATCTCTCAGAAGGACGAGCACTGCTGGGTCGGGGAGCTGAACGGCCTGAGAG gcTGGTTTCCAGCCAAGTTTGTAGAAGTTCTGGATGAACGGAGCAAAGAG TACTCCATCGCGGGGGACGACGCCGTGACAGAGGGGGTCACAGACCTCGTTCGAGGGACCCTCTGTCCAGCTCTCAAGGCCCTATTTGAGCATGGGCTGAAGAAGCCGTCGCTGCTTGGGGGTGCCTGCCACCCATGGCTGTTTATCGAGGAG GCAGCAGGCCGGGAGGTGGAGAGAGACTTTGACTCAGTGTACTCGCGCCTGGTGCTGTGTAAGACGTACAG GCTGGATGAAGATGGCAAAGTCCTGACCCCAGAGGAGCTGCTCTACCGG GCTGTGCAGTCTGTGAACGTGACCCATGACGCTGCACATGCACAGATGGACGTCAAGCTCCGGTCCCTCATCTGTGTGGGGCTCAA CGAGCAGGTTTTGCACCTGTGGCTGGAGGTGCTGTGCTCCAGCCTGCCTACTGTGGAGAAGTGGTACCATCCCTGGTCCTTCCTGCGCAGCCCTGGCTGGGTCCAGATCAAGTGCGAGCTCCG CGTCCTCTGCTGCTTCGCCTTCAGCCTGTCCCAGGACTGGGAACTTCCTGTGAagagagag GAGGAGAAGAAGCCACTGAAGGAGGGTGTTCAGGACATGCTCGTGAAGCACCACCTCTTCAGCTGGGACATCGACGGGTGA
- the SGSM3 gene encoding small G protein signaling modulator 3 isoform X1, which yields MSGNHIPSASGPFSALTPSMWPQEILAKYTQKEESVEQAEFCYDEFGFRVDKEDSANPSSSRLPGVSLLEDPPQRLRWQAHLEFTHNHDVGDLTWDKIAVSLPRSEKLRSLVLAGIPHSMRPQLWMRLSGALQKKKNSELSYREMVKNSSNDDTIAAKQIEKDLLRTMPSNACFANVSSIGVPRLRRVLRALAWLYPEIGYCQGTGMVAACLLLFLEEEDAFWMMCAIIEDLLPASYFSTTLLGVQTDQRVLRHLIVQYLPRLDKLLQEHDIELSLITLHWFLTAFASVVHVRLLLRLWDLFFYEGSLVLFQTTLGMLRLKEDELIQSENSASIFNTLSDIPSQIEDAELLLGEAMRLAGSLTDVAVETQRRKHLAYLIADQGQLLGTSATTNLSQVVRRRTQRRKSGITSLLFGEDDLEALKAKNIKQTELVADLREAILRVARHFQCTDPKNCSVELSPDYSMESHQRDHENYVACSRSHRRRAKALLDFERHDDDELGFRKNDIITIISQKDEHCWVGELNGLRGWFPAKFVEVLDERSKEYSIAGDDAVTEGVTDLVRGTLCPALKALFEHGLKKPSLLGGACHPWLFIEEAAGREVERDFDSVYSRLVLCKTYRLDEDGKVLTPEELLYRAVQSVNVTHDAAHAQMDVKLRSLICVGLNEQVLHLWLEVLCSSLPTVEKWYHPWSFLRSPGWVQIKCELRVLCCFAFSLSQDWELPVKREEEKKPLKEGVQDMLVKHHLFSWDIDG from the exons ATGTCAG GAAACCACATACCTTCTGCCAGTGGCCCCTTCTCAGCCCTGACCCCGAGCATGTGGCCCCAGGAGATCTTGGCCAAGTACACACAG AAGGAAGAGTCCGTAGAACAAGCAGAGTTCTGCTACGATGAGTTTGGTTTCCGCGTGGACAAGGAAG ACAGTGCCAACCCCAGTTCTAGCAGGCTTCCGGGTGTGTCTCTGTTGGAGGACCCTCCACAGAGGCTGCGGTGGCAGGCCCACCTGGAGTTCACCCATAATCACGATGTGGGGGACCTCACCTGGGACAAGATTGCTGTCTCTCTGCCCCGCTCTGAGAAGCTCCGCTCCCTAGTGCTAGCTGGCATCCCACACAGCATGAGGCCACAG ctgTGGATGCGGCTCTCCGGGGCTCtgcagaagaagaagaattctGAGCTGTCCTACCGAGAGATGGTGAAGAACAGCTCCAATGATGACACCATTGCTGCCAAACAG ATTGAGAAGGACCTGCTCCGCACCATGCCCAGCAACGCCTGCTTCGCCAATGTGAGCAGCATTGGAGTGCCCCGCCTGCGCAGGGTCCTCCGAGCACTGGCCTGGCTCTACCCGGAGATCGGCTACTGCCAGGGCACAGGCATG GTGGCTGCCTGCCTCCTGCtgttcctggaggaggaggatgctTTCTGGATGATGTGTGCCATCATTGAGGACCTGCTCCCTGCCTCCTACTTCAGCACCACTCTGCTAGGCGTCCAGACAGACCAACGGGTCCTGCGCCACCTCATCGTCCAGTACCTGCCTCGCTTGGACAAGTTGCTCCAGGAACACGACATTG AGTTGTCCCTGATCACGCTGCACTGGTTCCTCACGGCCTTTGCCAGTGTGGTGCACGTCAGGCTGCTGCTGCGCCTCTGGGACCTGTTTTTCTACGAGGGCTCCCTGGTGCTGTTCCAGACCACGCTGGGCATGCTGCGGCTCAAG GAGGATGAGCTGATCCAGTCCGAGAACTCGGCCTCTATCTTCAATACGCTGTCAGACATCCCTTCACAGATTGAGGACGCGGAGCTGCTGCTGGGGGAGGCCATGCGGCTGGCTGGCTCCCTCACGGACGTGGCTGTGGAGACACAGCGCCGCAAGCACCTGGCCTACCTCATTGCAGACCAGGGCCAGCTCCTGGGGACCAGCGCCACCACCAACCTCTCGCAG GTTGTGCGTCGCAGGACCCAGCGGAGGAAGTCTGGCATCACCTCCCTGCTCTTTG GGGAGGACGACCTGGAAGCGCTCAAGGCCAAGAACATCAAGCAGACGGAACTGGTAGCTGACCTCCGGGAAGCCATTTTGCGCGTGGCACGCCATTTCCAGTGCACAGACCCCAAAAACTGTAGTGTG GAGCTGAGCCCGGACTACAGCATGGAGAGCCACCAGCGGGATCACGAGAACTATGTGGCGTGCTCACGCAGCCACCGGCGCCGGGCCAAGGCCCTGCTGGACTTCGAGCGACATGACGATGACGAGCTGGGCTTCCGCAAGAACGACATCATCACA ATCATCTCTCAGAAGGACGAGCACTGCTGGGTCGGGGAGCTGAACGGCCTGAGAG gcTGGTTTCCAGCCAAGTTTGTAGAAGTTCTGGATGAACGGAGCAAAGAG TACTCCATCGCGGGGGACGACGCCGTGACAGAGGGGGTCACAGACCTCGTTCGAGGGACCCTCTGTCCAGCTCTCAAGGCCCTATTTGAGCATGGGCTGAAGAAGCCGTCGCTGCTTGGGGGTGCCTGCCACCCATGGCTGTTTATCGAGGAG GCAGCAGGCCGGGAGGTGGAGAGAGACTTTGACTCAGTGTACTCGCGCCTGGTGCTGTGTAAGACGTACAG GCTGGATGAAGATGGCAAAGTCCTGACCCCAGAGGAGCTGCTCTACCGG GCTGTGCAGTCTGTGAACGTGACCCATGACGCTGCACATGCACAGATGGACGTCAAGCTCCGGTCCCTCATCTGTGTGGGGCTCAA CGAGCAGGTTTTGCACCTGTGGCTGGAGGTGCTGTGCTCCAGCCTGCCTACTGTGGAGAAGTGGTACCATCCCTGGTCCTTCCTGCGCAGCCCTGGCTGGGTCCAGATCAAGTGCGAGCTCCG CGTCCTCTGCTGCTTCGCCTTCAGCCTGTCCCAGGACTGGGAACTTCCTGTGAagagagag GAGGAGAAGAAGCCACTGAAGGAGGGTGTTCAGGACATGCTCGTGAAGCACCACCTCTTCAGCTGGGACATCGACGGGTGA